The Agrococcus carbonis sequence CCAAGCTCATCGAGGTGCTGCTCGAGGGCACGTGGGAGACGCTCTACATGACGGGCGTCGCGATGGCCATCACGTTCCTCGTGGGCCTGCCGCTCGGCATCATCCTCGTCGGCACCGAGCCCGGCCGCTTCCTCGAGGCGCCGCTCGGGCAGCGCTGGCTCGGCCGCGCGATCAACGCGGTGCTCGGCTTCATCGTCAACCTGGGCCGCTCGGTGCCGTTCATCGTGCTGATGATCGCGCTCATCCCGCTCACCCGCTGGCTGCTCGGCTCGTTCATCGGCACCGGCCCCGCGATCGTGCCGCTCACGCTCGTCGCCATCCCGTTCTTCGTGCGCGTCGTCGAGATCGCGGTGCGCGAGGTCGACCCGGGCCTGTTCGAGGCGGCCGACTCGCTCGGCGCGTCGCGCTGGCTGCTCGTCAAGCGCGTGCTGCTGCCGCAGGCGTGGCCGGCGATCCTGCTCGGCACCGCCACCACCATCACCTCGATCATCAACTTCTCGGCGATGGTCGGCGTGGTCGGCGGCGGCGGCCTCGGCAACGTCGCCCTCACCTACGGCATGCAGCGCTACAGCGCCATCCACATCGTCGGCGTCGTCATCATCCTGTTCGTGCTCGTGCAGCTCATCCAGTGGGCGCTCACGCTCGCGGCCACCCGGCTCGGCGCGGTGCCCGGTCGCCGCGCCGGCAAGCGGTCGGTGGCGGATGCGCAGGCCCACCTCGATGCGGACGTCGCGGGCGGTGCCCAGGCCGCGATCGATCGCAACCCGCCGCGCGGCGCCTGACCGCCACGCGCATCCGACCCCTCACCACCGAAGGAAGCACCATGACCATCTCGCTCAAGCGTCGCGTCGCGACCACCATCGTCGCCGGCGTCGCCGTCGCCGCCCTCGCCGCCTGCTCGTCGGGCGCGCCCGCCGAGGCGCCCGAGGACGGCTCGCTCGGCACCATCCGCGTCGGCGCCCTGCCCGTGCCGGCCGGCGACATGCTCACCTGGGTCGACGAGAACCTCGCCGCCGACGCCGGGCTCGACATCGAGTGGGTCGAGTTCACCGACTACAACACGCCCAACCCGGCGCTCAGCGACGGCTCGACCGACGCCAACCTCTTCCAGAACACGACGTTCATGGAGACGTACAACTCCCAGGCCGGCGGCGACCTCGTCTCGGTCGGCGACATCTACCTGCCCGCCGCCGCGTACTACTCGGAGTCGATCGGCTCGCTCGACGAGCTGCCCGACGGCGCCTCGATCGCCATCCCCAACGACCCGACCAACGAGGCGCGCGCGCTCGAGATCCTCGCGGCCGAGGGCCTGATCGAGATCGCCGAGGGCACCACCAACCTCGACGGCATCACCTCGAACCCGCGCAATTTCCAGTTCACCGAGGTCGAGAACGCCACGCTGCCGCTCGCGATCCCCGACAACGACGCCGTCTTCGTCACCGCGTCGTTCGCGCTGCCGGCCGGCCTCACGGGCGAGCAGGCGATCCTCGTCGAGGGCAGCGACTCGGCGTACTTCAACGCGCTCGTCACCACGCCCGAGCTGCAGGACGACCCGCGCGTCGAGGCGCTGCACGAGCTGCTGACCTCCGACGAGCTGCAGCAGTACATGCTCGACACGTGGGGCGGGCTGATCGTTCCGATCGAGGACTGATCGCTTCTGCTGGCTGAGGCGCGCCCTCGCTGGTTGAGGAGCGTGCGCTCGCTGGCTGAGGAGCGTGCGCCGCAGGCGCGCACGTCTCGAAGCCTGCTCGTCGCGGCCTGATCCTTCGGCCTTCCGACGAGCGCGCCGTGTGCTCCGAGCACGCGGCGCGGTCGTCGTTTCGGGCCGCATTCGCGTGTCAGTGCCCGCCCATACCCTCGTCGCACGAGGTCGGGGATGGATGTGGGTGGCCGCATCTACCCTCCTCGCAAGGAGGCGACGATGACGAGCACCGAGCAAGCAGCAGCAGCGGTCGACGCTGCTCGCGCGCTGCTCGCGGATGCCCCGTCGTTCTCGACCGCGTCCAGCGGCGAGGTGGTCGAACTGCTCGGCCGGGTCGCGGAGCTGGCCAGGGTCGTCGAGAGCCTGCAGGTGCGGCTCGCGCACGAGGTCGAGGAGCGCTCGCGGGGCTCGGCCGACGAGCCGCTGTGCCTGCTGCTGGGCGCCCGGCACGCGAAGGAAGCCATCGGCCGCGCCTTCGGCATCCGCCCCGGCCGCGCCCTCGACCTGCTGCTGATGGCGCGCGCGACGGCCCCGTCGGTCGCGCTCACCGGCGCCAGCATCCCGCCGAAGTACCCGGCGGTCGCGGCCGCGCTCGCGGAGGGCGAGCTGTCGTTCGCGCAGGCGCACGCGATCGTCTCGACCCTCGACCCGGCGGCGCCGCGCGCCGACGGCGAGCAGCTGCGCGTCGCCGAGCGCACGCTCGTCGGCCACGCGACCGATCCCGCCACGCCGCGGCCGCCCGAGCAGCTGGTCGTGCTCGCCCGCCGCTGCGTTGCGCTGCTCGATCCCGACGGGGTGCTGCCGAACGACGAGCGGCAGCGGGCGCTTCGGTCGCTGCGCATCCGACAGCAGCCCGACGGGTCATGGCTCACGACCATCCGCTCCCCTGCCGACGACGGCGCGGCCATCAAGGCGTTGGCGGATGCGTACACGGGGCCGCGCGTGAACGTCGCGTTCCACGATGATCGCTGCGCAAGGGGCGGCTGCGACGGCAAGGCATGCCACGGCGACGGCGACGGCGACGGCGACGGCGACGGCGGGGAGGTCTCCCTCGACGACCGCACGCGCGAGCAGAAGGCGCACGACGCGTTCATCGCCGTGGTGAAGGCGCACGCGGCCTCCGGCACCGCGCCGGTCGCCGGCGGGGAGCCGCCGACGCTCGTGCTCACCGGCACGATCGACGCCTACGCCGCGTACGTGCAGGGGCTCCGCCACGCCGAGCGCACCCTCACGATCGAGCACACCAACTGCCTCCTCCCGATCGAGCGCATCGACCAGGTCCTCTGCCACGCCGACGTCCAGCAGCTGGTCGTCGACGGCGACGGCCACCCACTCGCCCTCGGCCGCACGCAGCGGCTGTTCACCCGCGCGCAGAAGCGAGCCCTCGCCAGGCGCGACAAGGGCTGTCGAGTACCCGGTTGCGGCATGCCCGTCGCCTGGTGCGAGACCCACCACATCGTGCCCTGGCAGCTCGGCGGCCCCACCGACGTCGACAACGGCATCCTCGTCTGCAACTACCACCACCACGAGATCCACGCCGGCCGACTGCGGGTCGAGGAGGCCGGACCCGGGCCGGGCCAGTGGCGCATCGTCCCCGAGCTCCAGCCCGCCCGCAGCACGGTCGCCGCGGTGCCGCTCGACGCGGAGGCCGGTGATTCGGCGTGGCTCGGCGGCGCCGCGCCCGGCTCGCTCGACGCAGCTGCGAGCGATCATCCGCTCGCCACCGCAGCACCCGCCGCTGTTGCCGCCCCCGCGCCCGCCGCACTCGCCACCGCCGCACCCGCTGCACTCGCAGTGCGGCTGCCGGACCTCCGCGAGCGCAAGCCCGGGCTGGACCACACGGTGAGCACCGCATCAAGCGAACCGGATCCGCTCGACGCGGCCCGACCGTCCACTCGCCCACCGAGGCGACGCCGCCGCCCGGGCACTCCGAGCGAACGACACCTCAGGGCACTGCTCGAGCGGCAGGCCCGCGCTCGCGAGCGTGGCGGTCGCGCCGATGCGCTGACTCAGCCCAGGATCGTGCTGCGGCGCTGATCCGCAAGGGACGTCACCGAATCCTGTCGGGCGTGGCGACGCGTCGGGCGGCGATCGAGTGCGCCACCAGCCGCATCACGATCCGCGGCCGCGCGACTCGCCCCGCTCAGGGCATCGCATACTGGTCGACCGGCACGAGCTCGATCGCGGCGATGACCTCGAGCGCC is a genomic window containing:
- a CDS encoding methionine ABC transporter permease, with amino-acid sequence MIDVNAPDFWAKLIEVLLEGTWETLYMTGVAMAITFLVGLPLGIILVGTEPGRFLEAPLGQRWLGRAINAVLGFIVNLGRSVPFIVLMIALIPLTRWLLGSFIGTGPAIVPLTLVAIPFFVRVVEIAVREVDPGLFEAADSLGASRWLLVKRVLLPQAWPAILLGTATTITSIINFSAMVGVVGGGGLGNVALTYGMQRYSAIHIVGVVIILFVLVQLIQWALTLAATRLGAVPGRRAGKRSVADAQAHLDADVAGGAQAAIDRNPPRGA
- a CDS encoding MetQ/NlpA family ABC transporter substrate-binding protein, producing the protein MTISLKRRVATTIVAGVAVAALAACSSGAPAEAPEDGSLGTIRVGALPVPAGDMLTWVDENLAADAGLDIEWVEFTDYNTPNPALSDGSTDANLFQNTTFMETYNSQAGGDLVSVGDIYLPAAAYYSESIGSLDELPDGASIAIPNDPTNEARALEILAAEGLIEIAEGTTNLDGITSNPRNFQFTEVENATLPLAIPDNDAVFVTASFALPAGLTGEQAILVEGSDSAYFNALVTTPELQDDPRVEALHELLTSDELQQYMLDTWGGLIVPIED
- a CDS encoding HNH endonuclease signature motif containing protein; this encodes MTSTEQAAAAVDAARALLADAPSFSTASSGEVVELLGRVAELARVVESLQVRLAHEVEERSRGSADEPLCLLLGARHAKEAIGRAFGIRPGRALDLLLMARATAPSVALTGASIPPKYPAVAAALAEGELSFAQAHAIVSTLDPAAPRADGEQLRVAERTLVGHATDPATPRPPEQLVVLARRCVALLDPDGVLPNDERQRALRSLRIRQQPDGSWLTTIRSPADDGAAIKALADAYTGPRVNVAFHDDRCARGGCDGKACHGDGDGDGDGDGGEVSLDDRTREQKAHDAFIAVVKAHAASGTAPVAGGEPPTLVLTGTIDAYAAYVQGLRHAERTLTIEHTNCLLPIERIDQVLCHADVQQLVVDGDGHPLALGRTQRLFTRAQKRALARRDKGCRVPGCGMPVAWCETHHIVPWQLGGPTDVDNGILVCNYHHHEIHAGRLRVEEAGPGPGQWRIVPELQPARSTVAAVPLDAEAGDSAWLGGAAPGSLDAAASDHPLATAAPAAVAAPAPAALATAAPAALAVRLPDLRERKPGLDHTVSTASSEPDPLDAARPSTRPPRRRRRPGTPSERHLRALLERQARARERGGRADALTQPRIVLRR